In one Nocardioides luteus genomic region, the following are encoded:
- a CDS encoding tyrosine-type recombinase/integrase translates to MSVPDDGVMFGDVVEDFLTDRATLTRRGLNDKSRSAYRQDIAAWARQLHVDAGGEPDADVLALVPISALTDQNVRIAYRSLRENSAAATCQRRVGTLRLFTHWLQLEGHLLVDPTLRIEAPERPSRLPAGWSVDELRRLARVASTPREGTDRRRWPTRDRAIFAVLVTTGVRAAELCDLTVGSIRREPDGETLVRVIGKGDKQRNLPLPPEAVAAVDAYLAELEARFGTRDPADNLFVLTSGKQLRPGALNHLVETWIRLAGVPKQPGEAAHAFRHSAAKGLIRSGVPVPAVQGLLGHEDLKTTGIYVKATASDTRDAVLLSPAREVLRETAEPFERPE, encoded by the coding sequence GTGAGCGTACCTGACGATGGTGTGATGTTCGGCGACGTCGTCGAGGACTTCCTGACCGACCGTGCCACGCTGACGCGCCGCGGCCTCAACGACAAGTCGCGCAGTGCCTACCGGCAGGACATCGCCGCCTGGGCCCGGCAGCTGCACGTCGACGCCGGCGGCGAGCCCGACGCCGACGTGCTGGCGCTGGTCCCGATCTCGGCGCTGACCGACCAGAACGTACGCATCGCCTACAGGTCGCTGCGCGAGAACTCGGCTGCGGCGACCTGTCAGCGCCGGGTCGGCACGCTGCGGCTCTTCACCCACTGGCTGCAGCTCGAGGGACATCTGCTGGTGGATCCGACGCTGCGGATCGAGGCACCCGAGCGGCCCAGCCGGCTGCCGGCCGGCTGGAGCGTCGACGAGCTCCGCCGGTTGGCGCGCGTCGCCTCGACGCCACGTGAAGGCACCGACCGGCGCCGCTGGCCGACTCGTGACCGGGCGATCTTCGCGGTGCTGGTCACCACTGGCGTACGTGCCGCCGAGCTGTGCGACCTCACCGTCGGCTCCATCCGTCGTGAGCCCGACGGCGAGACGCTGGTGCGGGTCATCGGCAAGGGCGACAAGCAGCGCAACCTGCCGCTGCCGCCCGAGGCCGTGGCTGCGGTCGACGCCTACCTGGCCGAGCTCGAAGCCCGTTTCGGCACTCGCGACCCGGCCGACAACCTCTTTGTGCTGACCTCGGGCAAGCAGCTGCGTCCGGGCGCGCTCAACCATCTGGTCGAGACCTGGATCCGCCTCGCCGGCGTCCCGAAGCAGCCGGGCGAAGCCGCCCATGCCTTTCGGCACAGCGCCGCCAAGGGGCTGATCCGTTCCGGCGTACCGGTGCCGGCCGTCCAGGGCCTGCTCGGTCATGAGGACCTCAAGACCACCGGGATCTACGTCAAGGCAACGGCCTCCGACACCCGCGACGCCGTCCTGCTCTCTCCTGCACGCGAGGTGCTGCGCGAGACGGCTGAGCCGTTCGAGCGTCCGGAGTGA
- a CDS encoding low temperature requirement protein A produces the protein MTAVRPHRLMRMSGRDPDEVGRSATPLELLFDLAFVVAFAQAGEAFAHLVAEEHLAAAIGAFLFTAVAICWAWINFAWFASGFDTDDWVFRALTIVQMAGAIVVALGVAPLFESVDHGGFLDNRVLVAGYIVMRVAMVAQWLRAASQSPAYRRTAITYAGSILVAQIGWVALAVAQTSSVALVVLAAVVCYGVEMIGPIYAKRRWGMPWNAQHIAERYGLLLIITLGEVILGTVAAVASAVEHVGWSQESILLVVAGTLLTFGIWWDYYIIPFAHFIERRRHRAWMFAYGHILIFASVAAFGGGIHVAAYVVEGEAHIGVLGAALAVAIPLAIFTIAYFGIYSSLMGRIDMLHVNLAVGMLAVLVLGVAAAATGVSLGWSLLILAAAPYVTVVVYETWGYQHVAADVEAIRAVQ, from the coding sequence ATGACCGCCGTACGACCTCATCGGCTGATGCGGATGAGCGGGCGCGACCCGGACGAGGTCGGCCGCTCCGCCACTCCCCTGGAGCTGTTGTTCGATCTCGCCTTCGTCGTCGCGTTCGCGCAGGCCGGCGAGGCCTTCGCCCATCTGGTCGCCGAGGAGCACCTGGCGGCGGCGATCGGTGCGTTTCTCTTCACCGCGGTGGCGATCTGCTGGGCATGGATCAACTTCGCCTGGTTCGCCTCCGGGTTCGACACCGACGACTGGGTGTTCCGTGCTCTCACCATCGTGCAGATGGCCGGCGCCATCGTCGTGGCCCTGGGCGTCGCGCCGCTGTTCGAGTCGGTCGACCACGGTGGCTTCCTCGACAACCGCGTCCTGGTCGCGGGGTACATCGTGATGCGGGTCGCGATGGTCGCCCAGTGGCTCCGAGCGGCGTCCCAGTCCCCCGCCTACCGGCGCACCGCGATCACCTACGCCGGTTCGATCCTGGTCGCACAGATCGGCTGGGTCGCCCTCGCGGTGGCTCAGACGAGCTCGGTGGCGCTGGTGGTGCTCGCGGCGGTCGTCTGCTACGGCGTCGAGATGATCGGCCCGATCTATGCCAAGCGGCGCTGGGGCATGCCGTGGAACGCCCAACACATCGCCGAGCGCTACGGGCTGCTGCTCATCATCACGCTGGGTGAGGTCATCCTAGGCACGGTCGCAGCGGTGGCGTCCGCCGTCGAGCACGTCGGCTGGTCGCAGGAGTCGATCCTGCTCGTGGTCGCCGGCACGCTGCTGACCTTCGGGATCTGGTGGGACTACTACATCATCCCGTTCGCGCACTTCATCGAGCGTCGTCGTCACCGGGCCTGGATGTTCGCCTACGGCCACATCCTCATCTTCGCCTCGGTGGCGGCCTTCGGTGGTGGCATCCACGTGGCTGCGTACGTCGTCGAGGGTGAGGCGCATATCGGCGTCCTCGGAGCCGCGCTCGCGGTCGCGATCCCGCTGGCGATCTTCACGATCGCCTACTTCGGCATCTACTCCTCGCTGATGGGTCGCATCGACATGCTGCACGTCAACCTGGCTGTCGGCATGCTCGCGGTGCTGGTGCTCGGCGTGGCCGCGGCGGCAACCGGTGTCTCTCTCGGCTGGTCGCTGCTGATCCTGGCGGCCGCGCCGTACGTGACGGTCGTCGTCTACGAGACCTGGGGCTATCAGCACGTGGCCGCGGACGTCGAGGCCATCCGGGCTGTCCAGTAG
- a CDS encoding DUF1304 domain-containing protein — translation MMVVVALVLAGLAALVHVYIFVMESLTWTSAKTRAVFGTSAEEAEATKELAYNQGFYNLFLAIVTGVGIVLVAAGSEAAGTALVFAGAGSMAAAATVLLVSSPDKRGAALKQGVVPLLAVVALLVGSLA, via the coding sequence ATGATGGTCGTTGTGGCGTTGGTGCTCGCCGGGCTTGCTGCGTTGGTGCACGTCTACATCTTCGTGATGGAGTCGCTGACCTGGACGAGCGCGAAGACGCGCGCCGTCTTCGGGACGAGCGCCGAGGAGGCCGAGGCGACCAAGGAGCTCGCCTACAACCAGGGCTTCTACAACCTGTTCCTGGCGATCGTCACCGGGGTCGGCATCGTCCTGGTCGCCGCGGGCTCGGAGGCCGCGGGTACGGCGCTGGTGTTCGCGGGCGCCGGGTCGATGGCAGCGGCCGCGACGGTGCTGCTCGTCTCCTCGCCCGACAAGCGGGGTGCGGCTCTCAAGCAAGGAGTCGTCCCGCTGCTCGCCGTGGTCGCGCTGCTCGTCGGCTCGCTCGCCTGA
- a CDS encoding alpha/beta fold hydrolase translates to MPDTAVTHHTENVNGIDLHWVESGPPDGPLVLLVHGFPESWYSWRHQIAALAHAGYRTVAIDVRGYGGSSKPDAIEDYRMLRHVGDNVGLVHALGAETATIVGHDWGAPIAWTSAQLRPDVFTAVAGLSVPFSPSGRRRPTEAMAQAGGDDEDFYISYFQTPGVVEAEILPDVRRWLLGIYYSISGDGVLAAGRGPRGALGLVPRGHRLSDQFVYPVGMPEWLTEADVDFYAGEFADSDFFGPLARYRNIDRDWEDLAAFSDVPITVPSLFVAGEYDGPAITGRRQIERFDTTLPGLTRSVVLPRCGHWVQQERPEETNQLLLEFLTSASRRS, encoded by the coding sequence GTGCCCGACACCGCTGTCACCCACCACACCGAGAACGTCAACGGGATCGATCTGCACTGGGTGGAGTCAGGACCGCCGGACGGCCCGCTCGTGCTCCTGGTGCACGGGTTTCCGGAGTCCTGGTACTCGTGGCGGCACCAGATCGCCGCGCTCGCCCATGCGGGCTACCGGACGGTCGCGATCGACGTACGTGGATACGGCGGCTCCTCGAAACCGGATGCCATCGAGGACTACCGGATGCTGCGCCACGTCGGCGACAACGTCGGCCTGGTACATGCTCTGGGTGCGGAGACGGCCACCATCGTCGGACACGACTGGGGCGCTCCCATCGCCTGGACGTCGGCGCAGCTGCGGCCGGACGTCTTCACCGCTGTGGCCGGTCTGTCGGTGCCGTTCAGCCCCTCCGGGCGCCGTCGGCCGACCGAGGCGATGGCCCAGGCCGGCGGTGACGACGAAGACTTCTACATCTCCTACTTCCAGACTCCAGGTGTCGTCGAGGCCGAGATCCTGCCCGACGTACGCCGCTGGCTGCTGGGCATCTACTACTCGATCTCGGGTGACGGCGTGCTCGCCGCCGGTAGGGGTCCGCGCGGGGCGCTCGGGCTGGTGCCTCGTGGCCACCGGCTCTCCGACCAGTTCGTCTACCCCGTCGGTATGCCCGAGTGGCTGACCGAGGCCGATGTGGACTTCTACGCGGGCGAGTTCGCCGACTCCGACTTCTTCGGTCCGCTCGCCCGCTACCGCAACATCGATCGTGACTGGGAGGATCTCGCAGCCTTCAGCGACGTGCCGATCACCGTGCCGTCGCTCTTCGTCGCTGGCGAGTACGACGGCCCCGCGATCACCGGTCGCCGTCAGATCGAACGCTTCGACACGACCCTGCCCGGCCTCACCCGGTCGGTGGTCCTCCCCCGCTGCGGGCACTGGGTCCAGCAGGAGCGCCCCGAGGAGACCAACCAGCTCCTGCTCGAGTTCCTCACGTCGGCTTCCCGGCGCAGCTGA
- a CDS encoding putative immunity protein has translation MILAKERDPRLITVRRGGTLTDADHHLLALWAATCAEHVLHLFESECPDDPRPREAIEAARAWTRGELKMMEARALGGHAMGAARPLRGAARNAAYAAGQAGVVAHVAAHDLGAAAYAIKAVRDAAPPGEAVEAGRRECRWQREQLPEPVRDLVLDDQRIRNDICWSVFD, from the coding sequence ATGATCCTGGCGAAGGAGCGCGACCCGCGCCTGATCACGGTCCGCCGCGGCGGGACGCTCACCGATGCCGACCACCATCTGCTCGCGCTGTGGGCGGCGACCTGCGCCGAGCACGTGCTCCACCTCTTCGAGTCCGAGTGTCCTGACGACCCGCGTCCGCGCGAGGCCATCGAGGCCGCCCGCGCCTGGACGCGCGGCGAGCTGAAGATGATGGAGGCCCGTGCGCTGGGCGGTCACGCGATGGGCGCGGCCCGGCCGCTACGTGGAGCCGCCCGCAACGCCGCGTACGCCGCCGGACAGGCGGGCGTGGTCGCACACGTCGCCGCCCACGACCTGGGCGCGGCTGCGTACGCGATCAAGGCCGTACGCGACGCGGCTCCGCCCGGCGAGGCCGTCGAGGCCGGTCGCCGCGAGTGCCGCTGGCAGCGCGAGCAGCTCCCGGAACCCGTCCGCGACCTCGTCCTCGACGACCAGCGGATCCGCAACGACATCTGTTGGTCGGTCTTCGACTGA
- a CDS encoding LysR family transcriptional regulator: MDVRRLRMLLELSRLGSMHEVAAEIGTSTSSVSQAVAALAREVGTALVEPDGRRVRLTPAGHRLAEHAVTILAAVEAARLDLDPDAEPAGVLRVAGFATAIRRSLMPAIDGLRHDHPGIEVRLREHEPPEALGLLARDDVDLALVYDYNIAPASWSSDYDTLPLWEVTWGLGMPSHEPRAPFATFADRDWIVNSRHTADEEVLRTLASMAGFTPRVVHRVDALELVDDLVLAGHGLALLPRGRTSRRGVAVRPLTDPTVRLRAFAMTRRGRDRWPPLRAVLNRLIRT; this comes from the coding sequence GTGGACGTACGCAGGCTCCGGATGCTGCTCGAGCTCTCCCGTCTCGGTTCGATGCACGAGGTCGCCGCCGAGATCGGCACAAGCACGTCCAGCGTCTCGCAAGCCGTCGCAGCGCTCGCGCGAGAGGTCGGAACGGCCCTCGTCGAACCCGACGGCCGACGCGTACGCCTCACTCCTGCGGGTCACCGCCTCGCCGAGCACGCCGTCACGATCCTCGCGGCGGTCGAGGCCGCTCGTCTCGACCTCGACCCGGACGCCGAGCCCGCCGGCGTGCTTCGGGTGGCCGGCTTCGCCACCGCGATCCGACGATCTCTCATGCCCGCCATCGACGGCCTCCGGCACGACCACCCCGGGATCGAGGTGCGGTTGCGCGAGCACGAACCACCCGAGGCACTGGGACTGCTCGCACGCGACGACGTCGACCTGGCGCTCGTCTACGACTACAACATCGCTCCCGCCTCCTGGAGCAGCGACTACGACACCCTCCCGCTGTGGGAAGTCACCTGGGGCCTCGGCATGCCGTCCCATGAGCCACGTGCCCCGTTCGCGACCTTCGCCGACCGGGACTGGATCGTGAACTCGCGCCACACAGCCGACGAGGAGGTGCTCCGCACACTCGCGTCGATGGCGGGATTCACCCCTCGGGTCGTTCATCGGGTCGATGCGCTCGAACTGGTGGACGACCTCGTTCTCGCCGGCCACGGACTCGCGCTGTTGCCACGCGGACGCACCTCCCGCCGCGGCGTCGCCGTACGGCCGTTGACCGATCCCACGGTGCGCCTGCGCGCCTTCGCCATGACCCGCCGCGGGCGCGACCGATGGCCGCCCCTCCGGGCGGTGCTGAACCGACTGATCCGAACCTGA
- a CDS encoding EamA family transporter — protein MTTSHSARNGASMAMAAMLCVQLGLAASVGLIDQLGPAGVAWLRLFWAGILLLVLVRPRPSTFSRETLLCGVALGVVTSGLTLLFMAALARLPLGTAAALEFLGPLGVAVVRSRGTARAWALVAAGGVLCLTQPWNGAVDALGVAFALSAAACWASYILLTQRVGDAVSGIGGLAISMPVAAVVATVVVGPGIVERLTPELLLAGLGLALLVPVVPFALEMMALRRLTAGAFGTLMALEPALALVIGFVALHQVPNLVAVLGIGLVVAAGVGAERAGGRSPAVEGGSPPVQRAVDERSLSSL, from the coding sequence ATGACCACCTCACACTCCGCCCGCAACGGTGCCTCGATGGCGATGGCCGCCATGCTCTGCGTACAGCTGGGCCTTGCGGCGTCGGTGGGTCTGATCGACCAGCTCGGCCCGGCGGGAGTCGCCTGGTTGCGGCTGTTCTGGGCGGGCATCCTTCTTCTGGTCCTCGTCCGGCCGCGCCCGTCGACCTTCAGCCGCGAGACGCTCCTGTGCGGCGTCGCGCTCGGTGTGGTCACCTCCGGTCTGACCCTGCTGTTCATGGCTGCCCTGGCCCGACTCCCGCTCGGTACGGCTGCTGCCCTGGAGTTCCTCGGGCCGTTGGGGGTGGCCGTCGTCCGCAGTCGCGGCACCGCACGTGCGTGGGCGCTCGTGGCCGCCGGCGGTGTGCTGTGCCTGACCCAGCCGTGGAACGGCGCCGTGGACGCGCTCGGTGTCGCGTTCGCTCTGAGCGCGGCCGCCTGCTGGGCGTCCTACATCCTGTTGACGCAGCGAGTCGGCGATGCGGTCAGTGGCATCGGTGGACTCGCGATCTCCATGCCGGTCGCGGCCGTGGTCGCCACCGTCGTGGTCGGACCTGGCATCGTGGAGCGGCTCACGCCCGAGCTCCTGCTCGCCGGCCTGGGTCTGGCCCTCCTGGTGCCGGTGGTGCCCTTCGCTCTGGAGATGATGGCGCTACGTCGTCTCACCGCCGGTGCCTTCGGGACGCTCATGGCGCTCGAGCCGGCGTTGGCGCTGGTGATCGGGTTCGTCGCTCTCCACCAGGTGCCGAACCTGGTCGCCGTGCTCGGGATCGGGCTCGTGGTCGCGGCTGGGGTCGGGGCCGAGCGTGCGGGCGGGCGCAGCCCGGCCGTCGAAGGTGGCAGTCCCCCGGTTCAGCGCGCCGTGGACGAGCGCTCCCTTTCCAGCCTTTAG
- a CDS encoding MmcQ/YjbR family DNA-binding protein codes for MATVEDVRWLGSSLERSYEVFVRGRLKFRVGSIVYVAFSLDETEMGFGFPKEERAALVAGAPHKFHLPRESEMRFNWVESSLGELDPIEACEFVVDAWRLCVPKKVSAAYDLLHPDGPGPDHPMNRGER; via the coding sequence ATGGCAACCGTGGAAGATGTCCGGTGGCTCGGCTCCAGTCTCGAGAGATCTTATGAGGTCTTCGTACGCGGCCGGCTGAAGTTCCGGGTCGGCTCGATCGTCTACGTCGCCTTCTCCCTGGACGAGACCGAGATGGGTTTCGGCTTCCCGAAGGAGGAGCGGGCCGCACTGGTGGCCGGCGCACCCCACAAGTTCCACCTGCCCCGAGAGTCGGAGATGCGGTTCAACTGGGTCGAGTCGTCCCTCGGTGAGCTCGACCCGATCGAGGCGTGCGAGTTCGTCGTGGACGCCTGGCGGCTCTGCGTACCGAAGAAGGTCTCCGCGGCCTACGACCTCCTCCACCCCGACGGGCCCGGGCCCGACCACCCGATGAACCGAGGAGAGCGATGA
- a CDS encoding TraR/DksA family transcriptional regulator has product MEQARVRLEAERRQTLARLADLSADFDAVVAASRDTNADDEHDPEGATIAFERSQVQALVRQAREHLAEIDAAMERLGAGTYGICEACGRPIAEGRLEARPVARTCISCAGKPT; this is encoded by the coding sequence ATGGAACAGGCTCGCGTACGGCTCGAGGCGGAGCGCCGGCAGACGCTCGCGCGCCTGGCAGACCTGAGCGCCGACTTCGACGCAGTCGTCGCGGCCTCGCGTGACACCAACGCCGATGACGAGCACGATCCGGAGGGAGCGACGATCGCCTTCGAGCGGTCCCAGGTCCAAGCACTCGTACGTCAGGCGCGAGAGCATCTCGCCGAGATAGACGCGGCCATGGAGCGCCTGGGAGCGGGCACGTACGGGATCTGCGAGGCATGCGGCCGGCCGATCGCCGAGGGACGGCTCGAGGCGCGTCCGGTGGCCCGCACCTGCATCAGCTGCGCCGGGAAGCCGACGTGA
- a CDS encoding class I SAM-dependent methyltransferase has protein sequence MAEDFDPVAHNRVAWDGLVDSDNEWSRPVGPEVIARARDGDWSVVLIGHQPTPRDWLPADLTGVRVLCLASGGGQQGPILAAAGATVTVFDNSPKQLARDDEVAAREGLVLRTVLGDMRDLGAFGDADFDVIVNPVSNVFSPELAPVWSESFRVLRPGGTLLTGFMNPDVYIFDEVALDRRELVVRHRLPFSSLDLSEADRMRAYGDGPIEYSHSLTEQIGGQLAAGFVLTHLSEAPHHADVTAEHFPAYIATRALKP, from the coding sequence GTGGCAGAGGACTTCGACCCGGTTGCTCACAACCGCGTCGCCTGGGACGGGCTGGTCGACAGTGACAACGAATGGTCCCGGCCGGTCGGCCCCGAGGTCATCGCGCGGGCACGTGACGGCGACTGGTCCGTGGTCCTCATCGGTCACCAGCCGACGCCGCGTGACTGGCTGCCTGCCGACCTGACCGGCGTCCGCGTGCTCTGTCTCGCATCCGGCGGCGGTCAGCAGGGCCCGATCCTCGCGGCTGCCGGCGCCACGGTGACCGTCTTCGACAATTCGCCCAAGCAGCTGGCGCGTGATGACGAGGTGGCTGCCCGTGAGGGCTTGGTGCTGCGTACGGTGCTGGGCGACATGCGTGATCTGGGCGCCTTCGGGGACGCCGACTTCGATGTCATCGTCAACCCCGTCTCGAACGTCTTCAGTCCGGAGCTGGCGCCCGTGTGGAGCGAGTCGTTCCGGGTGCTGCGTCCTGGCGGGACGCTCCTGACGGGATTCATGAATCCGGACGTCTACATCTTCGACGAGGTGGCGCTCGACCGGCGGGAGCTGGTCGTACGCCACCGGCTCCCGTTCAGCTCGCTCGATCTCTCCGAGGCCGACCGGATGCGTGCCTACGGAGACGGCCCGATCGAGTACAGCCACTCGTTGACCGAGCAGATCGGCGGGCAGCTGGCCGCAGGATTCGTCCTGACGCACCTGAGCGAAGCCCCGCACCATGCGGACGTCACCGCAGAGCACTTCCCGGCCTACATCGCGACCCGGGCGCTCAAGCCCTAG